TTCTGTACAAAACCATTCTTTCTGTgtaagaataaaacaaaatgtctaAATCCTCGGTAACCTAGATGATGACGGTCGTGTcgacattttttgtaaaatcgaAACAAGCACCCAGTTTGAAAGGGGAACATTATTTCTCTGGACCCCACGTACCTGGAAGGCGATCAGCGCGGCCGCAACGCAGACCTGCGACGTGGGGCTGATGTATCGCGGTCTGACGGCGGATCTCGAGGCCGAGTCAAAGATCCTGGCGATTCGGTTAGTCTTGGTGAGCAGGGCGCCGTACACGGCGCTGAAGCTCACGCCGACGCCGAATCGCTGGAGGACGCAGGTCGCTGTGGTTGGCGTGGCTAGGAGCACGAAGGTGTTCAGGTAGCACACCAGCACGCCCGCCAGCAGGATCACGGTGAGCTCTCGTCCGGAGGCGCGCACCACCGGGGTGTCGCGATGCTGGAAGAGCAGGCAGGCCACCGCCAGGGTCGCGACGATTCCCAGGCCGGATATTACCGCGGGTGCGATGGCGAAGGCGCTGCTCCACCTGATAAATACGCGAGAGCAAACGCGCAgtaaaattgtgtttaattAGTGCAATCCTTCTTTCCGTTAGCAGCCAATCCCAATTTAAGAGGAAAAACATGCTGCAAATTCtggtaataaataattctctttCAACTATcggaaaaacaattttattttgaactttttgtaacgtaaataataatgagagtacgataacaatttattatcgGCTAATTCAGTGGAAAAGAAATTTCAGTAAAACAAATAATGAAGTcacacaataataaataataaatataatttccctTTGAAGTTTTTATTGGATCGTCGTGCGCATGAAATTCTTCGAGCTTTGGAAATCgtccaaaatttttaaaacttcacCGAACGCGCCATTACGTAAAGCAAATCCATTTATTTCATGCAACCCTTAAAATTCTTAaggaataaaatcaatttttttccttctcaATAATCGGAGTGACCATAAGCCAAACTTCCACGGTAAATCCCCGAACTAAATTTGTCTCGCGGAACACTTCTTTATTCCGAAACGTAATCGTTTTTATTAATCCTAGGATTAATGCTCCGCGATTTTTCTTCTGTTCATTTCTATCAATAGAGAGTAACTTTGGTTTCAAATAGActgattctttattttttcctaactctacaaattagaaaaagataaagagtaagtgaaattgagatttaatatattgataaataaatattattcaatgttTGCCagtatctagataatttttttagatgaagaaatttatcttatatttattttgattattcactaaacaatttttttattttcaagtcaatttttttaatattttcttgattaaaaaaaaacatttcccaagtttaaaaataaattattttaactaatttaatatttaaatcaaaggaaataatttgatcagaagaaattttttgcagatttccatctttattattagaatatattattCCCGTCtctattattagaatattatccCCATctttattaatagaatattatctcCATATTTATTCTTAGAATATCATCTCTATCTTTATCTCAGATGAGAAAAATGTtatcattttcaaattataGTTTATGAGAACAACAACGAGTACAAAGAATTGTCCTTAAGTTTCAATCTCCAAGTTACATTTTATCCTAACaggagaatttttttaaagtgataatatattatataaaagaataataacgcaatgtaaaaattgtttcaaaattatagactttaaaaacttttacaaagaactttgttatttattatgagttAGATGTTCCTTCTACATCTTTCAACTTTgacttttatttgcatattaatcCAAATCaaaagagaaacattttttatcagaTTGTGCATTATTTAGAGAATTCttgttttcaagaaataaagacttacaaataaaaatatgaatatattgctttataaaaatatcaagggATTATTCAGTCACGAATAGAATGCTTGAGAAAAaatgaatttctttttcaagtgtaaaaattaaattcataacaTCACATATCACTTCTATGATTCATAGGCTATAATTTACATAAGTGACACTTCATACATAATTTGCACAGTCCGTACATAATTTACGTAGTCCATACATAATTTATGTAGTTTACACATAATTTACATAGCTTATATTGTTTACGCGTAATATAGACTATcaatattttacacgtaaacaTATCACCCTGATTTCAACTGATTGCTGATTTTAAATGATTGATTTCAATAATGGGTGCTTGACTAATTTCGTGAGTGAGTAACCTCTTGCtttatatcttaaattattttgctcAACAGTGGTACAATCTTAAGATTATCtcgataaaatgatatctaattttatcttttatctctttaaattcaaattgaatcatCCTTGTCACATCTAAGATTTACATGTAATCTTATCTTTGTCTAGATCACTTTAACCCTGGTGGCACATATGTGTgccaaactttaaaaaatttatatcttccaCGAAGATAACAACTTCTTCCTGAACTCGTTTGAAAGATAAAGGATAAGgctcttcaaaaaaaaaaaaatcaaaactatAAGAATTCCCTCTCTTAATCTGCATACtacatcaaaaatttgtaaaatagggtaaaagtaaaaaatgcatatatccTCTACAAAAATTGacgaaaatgtaaaattttcttggatttgAATAAACTCCAAGGGTTTTTGGGATCATTGATTATGAATCTGTAATaatcaaactttcaaaattcaATGCGGCAgaagaaaatactaaaaatttctTGGTTTTGAGAGTGATATTTTGTTccgtcattttaaattttaaaagtttgattaCAGATTTATAATCAGCGACCCTAGAAACCTCTAGTAAGGCGTGATAATTAGACGCTAGTTATTTCTAGAGGAAAATTCAGGCACGAAAGGGTCGTCATCAAAGGGTCGCAACACCGGACACTCAGAGTGACTCTCGCAACGGCGTCGCGCCGCCGCGAGATTTCGGGAGAGGGACGCGTGTGCGCGTACCTCATATGGTGAACCGGTAGCTGGTAGCATCCCCGTTTGTCCAGGTGCGGCCATAGGCCCGGGCCGCAGTCCATGCAGGTGTACTCGTCATAGACATACTCGTACGCCTCGCACTGGTCGCACACCCAGCAACAAGTGTCACCCTGTTGCTTCTTTATCATACCTGGCTCGCAGGGCAGCGAGCACGCGGAGATCGGTATGTCCTTCGTCCCGCGCGCCCACACCATCTCCTCCGTGCGAATGTCCAGAGAATTGTACCATTTGCCCACCACCTGTCGATCGGAGAGATTTGGCACGTGGTTGACCCGGGGCGGCAGCTGAACCACCCCAGCACGCGCAAGCGTCTCGTTTCGCGATTTGGAAGCCGGTCAAATTTCCCGTCGGACGCCAGTTAATCACGCGCGGGAGAAAGAGTGAGATGATTCTAAAATTCTTCGCATATTTTATCCGTATTTTAAGAGATAGAGAGAACAAGAGAGGGgatgggagagagagagagaaagagagctttTAAAATTCCTTCTTCATTCACCTCTTTACGCAGCTCccttttaaataacatttccaATTTCCATTGCTTAATTTACACAAATCGAGCAGCAACAAATTATCAACGAAATTTATTTGCCGAACGCTCTTTATTATCGCCAATCGTTCCGCGTTGTTAATCACAGGTCAGTtgacttaattttaattatacttttaacgTCCCAATTTTATTGCCCTATTAAACTTCTAATTTTCCCGTTCTCTATAAACAccgttatatttttcttcactGACGAGGGTCTCATTCTACCCCGATTACCCCCGGGCAAGAGCGGTTTCCCGGAAAGAGTCGCAACGCTCTCGAGAGCACAGAGCCCGACCCCGTCCGTCCGGCAACTTTAATTACTCGTTAAAAAGACAGAGCCGCCTTCTTTGCGCATTCGCCATCGTCCGTGATTCCACGTCGCGTCACATCGATCGCCGTCGGCtttgcgcggcgcggcgtattAACGAGCGAGTGACGTGTTGTACAGGCGctggcattaaaaaaaatatcgcttCTGGTAAAACAAATAGCGGTAGCTGGTTTCCCGATTTAACAACGGTTAACAACGAAAATACAGAGAGCACCGACGCGACGTTTGTTGTAGCTAACGGGAATTTTATTTCGCCCGTGGGTGGTGCAAAAAACCGAAAATATCGCTGCAGTGTTTTCGGTATTGAGGTCGCAATTCTCAGATTGAAGTGCCATTAAAAGTGAAGTTAAGCAAAACTTTTGCTGGCATTCTAATCTGCAGACTCGTTTTCAGCTTCGAGGAACTTGGACGATTCTAAGGTTCGGACACGAAGTTCGACCGTTTCAAACTGTTCAGCCATCGGAAAATCTCGAGCGTTATTAACCAGCGATGATAAGAAATTTGAGAAAATCAGAAAGTACCGGTTCCAGCATATTTTACATCGACTTCATAATTTTCAGATGaaaagaaagtattaaaattgaaactGAACGCTTTGTCTTGCCGTTTTGCCCGAATCCGAATCAGATTCGTATTAAATACTTACTGAAACTTATTTTCAGGACTGGGGATGGACCGTTCAaacacaaaatttcttttataatttttgtacgaattggaacattttttttttaaatactcgaAAATAGTCAGAACGTCTATAtcttttctcagattttttcatacatgtgaattccGAAACATTCTGAGATTTCGCATCCAATAattgctaaaaaatatttttaacctttttagattttgtaacatttcaacaaaaattatagAACGAAAAATTTTAGGAATCttggaatattttataactaacgtctattgaaaaattttgagaaaacatGTAGATTTTCCGAGTTGTTTctgagtatttttgaaaaatgttctaattcatgtacaaaatttaagaaagttataaaattatataaaaaattctgagaaaaattttcaccaaggCTATATTAATCAGTAATGATAAGAACTCTGAAGCTCGTGAaatcgaaaaatataaattcctttattttttatgttaattttataatctccAAACTAAAGAGCTAATAAAATTAAGCTAAAAACGCTTTGTTTTACCATTTTGTCCACCTCTGCGTAATTGAAACATTGTATGTCTTTGAGGAATTTGATCGACCGTTCGAACATTGTTCCGATTGTTCAACCATCAGTAAATCTCGTAAACTATTTCATCAGAGTATTAGAGAGTGGTGATGAAAACTAAAGTTTGTGAAAGCGAGGGTAGGtggaaagggggagggggagtgCGGCTTCCTGGGGAGTTCCAATTGAATTTATCGCTCTCGGCGGGCAGACAATTCGTTCAATTATATACATCGGCGATGATACAATGGCGCGTTACAGTGATTAGGTCGCTTGAAATAAACCTTACCCGATAATGATAGCCGTTGCCGCCATTGTTGTTCGTCCCCTTACGGAAATTGAGGATTTCGTATCGCGCCAGGCCGTCTCCGTGCTCGTCGAATTTCACCTCGCTGCCGGCGGCGTCTGCAAAATAACTCGAATGACTTTCGTGTTCGCGAGTCCCGAGGCGAGAATTAAAAGTTCTTCGAATTAAAAATTCGATTTCGGTGGCGACAGCTCTTGCGCATAATAATACGACGCTTAACACGTTCCGTGACCCTTCTGGGAAAAACACTATTGGACGCGTGGGAGAAAAAAAACTATACTCTGGAAATGATTAGAAAACCAAACTCAACGTATTGTacactatattaatttttttactgattaaattctttacatttttgGAAGATgagcatcagtattattaaattgttcgccaattaaatttatatattagtgCATCCTGGCTTCGGTTAAGGAAGCCGTGTTTCAAAGACCGGCGCGCAATTCACGTGAGAGCAggagattgaaaaaaatcatacaagaaGTATTAGATCCACTACAAGACCAATAATGGCGCTCTCTTCtttatattgtatgtacattattaattccaataatatttttctacaagtattacaataatattatcaattttggATCACCGGTAATTTTTGTGTCTATTATATTTGTCAAGTAGAATGTGTtgcgtaatatttaaaaactacaaattattattttaaaggaGAAGGTCTGCGTCATGCGTAATTATGCATCCAgcaattattttagaaatgattataaattatacattttacattactttttatatttcttttcacaGGCAAAATAAAGGATCTGGACGGAAAGTGTAACGTAAACCACCGATGACGTAGCACGGAATATGTTAAGGAACATTCTTCTcaataactttctaaaataaaaataaaaaaatatacgttgcGGATGCGAACAGCAAGAGCAATGTGAATAATGCGACAAGACGGTCCCAACTGTAAGTCAAGTATACTATAagtttagaataatttttattaatttgtgtaaatttaacaaatGTTTGAAAGTTGTTGAACGTaagcagtaaatattataattccaaagaaaaaattattatttatatattcagcAGATTgtgaattttggaaaaatatttaaaaatgtttacatacTAATCCCCCAATTGTTGGCTGAGATACTTAAATGTGCGTTAAATATTAGTGCGGGATAATTAAATACGCGTTTTTAATGTACGTTAATGTACGTTTAGTGTACTAAATACAATCCACGAAGAGTATTATAATTTCCAGGAATTATTAGGGAAGTATTTAAAGAGCTCATTAGAGAGATAATGAAAGGTAACTTTTCGCTTCCCACTTTCCTAAACATCAGCAATGATTGAGAAAGTGATTTCAAAAACATAATGCAAACGAATtgaacgcaaaaaaattttctataaatttcattaatacaaCGTATGTCCGTAAAACGTTTAGTTTTACGAATTTGACCCACAATTGGGACCGCCACCTTAGCTTTCAAATACTCGATCGACTCGGCGGCACTCTATTTCCTCATTTTTTGACAAAAGCCGAGAGTCTTTAATTCTCTCAGATCGATCGCCTCGCCGATTATCCCGTTCAACGCCATTTCAACGAGCATTTCTTTAGCGATCCCTCTTCTCCCGCCCGCCCTTGCCGGCAGTTCCTCACGGCACTCTTATAGAACGAAAGGCTGCAGCATGAACGAGGGGGATGAAGAGAGAGgtgtaaaaaaaagaacgtaCGGTACAAAAGAGGCGAACAAACGGCGCGTCGCGCCGTCACAATTGTACGCGTTCCGGATCCCGTTTCGCGCgtgggacgacgacgacgacggcgccGCGCCGTCATTGGACTCACCTACAAAAGACACGTTCAGCAGATAATTCTTATAGAACGCGCCGCGATCGTAGTTGGACATCGACGAGCACATGCCCTCGCCGCGGCCGCAGAGATCCTGGCGCAGCTTGCTGAGCGCGAGGGCAAAAGCGTAGACCGCGTCCACGACGAATTGCACCTTGGACTCCTGCTCGTAACCGCTCTCCGCGTTCAGCCTGAGCGTGGAGACGCAGATGCTCTGATTGCTGGTCTTCGGTCCGAGACTTCGCTCGGGGACCACCATCGCGAGGTTCTTTCGCAGGGTGCAGCTGAACACTTCCTGCCAGTACTCGCCGAACCACGGATTCCGCCGGTTGTTCTCCGGGGTGAGCGACTCCATGTAGTTGTCGAAGCCGGGGATATTCTTCGATTGCAGCTCGACGGTGATGGCGCCTTCGGCCTCTTCCTCGAGGCCTTCGACTAGCTTGCGCTGCCGGCCCCACGCGTCGCTGGCCAGCCACTGGTATATAACGTTCGATACGTCGTTTGAGGAATTTTAAAGCGTAGAAACCGAGGCGTGTGTATTGCGTAACCCCATTTCGTCTTAGCGAAAACAATTGCAGAGACGAGGGTTTTCGTGGGAATCTTATTTTCAGGGAGAAAAACCGCGAGAGTTTACTTCAAAACTCAATAACTGACTTTTCGCTTCGAAAAACAACCGGCTGGCAATACTAAGAAATACGGCGAACGTTTGTAGAAACGATAAGTTGTTAAGGATATATCGACCACGcaaggtaaataaaaaaatttgaaaatgtgtttaatccccgggaaaaacttttatatacaattatatataaaacatgtataattgtacatattttaatatatatggacatgtttgatatataattatatatgaaaaaaattatttaaaaaaaattcaaatttttttattattttattattaattatattttcattagagcacgtATCTacttttgattgaaataattttttatccagatagaaattgctgccaaattttttctacaccgagaaaatgatttcttcaaacttaataaatattatgatatccaaagaaatttgttatttggaatGGTCCAAACAAACCAAATGTAtgaatcaataagtacgattatttgaatttgaaacaatatatatcttcgtcttaaataaattattggttTGAAACGAAAGATATAATATGTTTgactaaataatataatatattttgccactttcatataaataaatcatttgtttcATTGTTCGTATAGTTAttgtaatcaaataatatattatttggttGAAAGATATTACTTCGAATAACAGTGTTATTTCTATCAAATAATAGAGATTATTTTAACGAATTTTCTTAtcacaacaaaattattattcaaacaaataatgtttcgtataagcaaatgttatttcaacgaaacaaatttcagttaaaTAAATAGGAATACTGAATCTATATAAAGAAacctttttctctgtgtattaCTTTCAaactatataaaacaatttataattttttcataatattcctcCTACTTTGAGCAATGTCCTATACATTCTTAATCGATAATAAAACGAAGAGAGGCACAGGACGGATTCCACGTTGCCAGCGAGGATCGTGCAATAATTATCCCGTTCCATCTCGGATTCCACTTACTTGAAACGGCTGACTGAGGTTCGACCGTCTCGCGGCCTCGAGGATGCCACGGGCGTCCTCCGCTCGAGTGAAGAGGACGATCGCGCGGGCGTTCGGCTTCTTGCTCAGGCGCTGGATAATGTCGTCGAACACCTTGTCGTCGGCGGCACTGGGTACCTTCAGCGCGGCCGCGATGCAGACGTTACGCTCGGTGGCCTCGCGCGTGAACACCTCGATCCCGTACTCGCCGTAGCTGCCCTCGGAATACACGGTGGAGACGTACGACCAGTTGGCGCTCTTCACCACGTCGACCAGCGCGATCGACTGGAAGGTGTCCGGCGGTACCGTTCGCGCGAAGTAGTCGAACCTGAAGGTCGGATGAGCGGGACACTGGGAATGCACTCGGTTCGATTGACTTGAGATTGCATTCAATCGTTTCAGAACATGTAACCGTTTTTGTTCACAATCGAtcgtttgttttatttaaatacagtatataaataatgagTATTTATATCTGCACACGGAGTATTCCGACATTAGCGACTTGAAATACTTTAGTAAGAAAGATCAAGTAAAATAGttattcgtaaatttttatttcacacaGTAATTTTTGAGATGTAAGACTGGCTAATCATAAACTACGCACACGAGATTGTGTTTAGACATATCCATGTATTGTGTGAGTGGTAGTATTAGTGACTATATGACAACCATCTAAATGGAATCTCTGATTGGCCAGCCTTTAGCTATCatgcttaaaaaattattgcttgaaataaaaatttacgaataactattttagttaatttttttgatgCAGTATTTTGAATCTCTAATTTCAAGACActctttatataaaatcatagaggaaagtcaccaatagatcaatagttatgttttcTAAAGTACTCCCTTATTTCTTGGAAACTAAACATTTCACTTTATTAACACTAATAAAAGTATGATCTGcttaattaaagaagtaaactTTCATAGTTTGTACATTcagtttttttctatataaaacataataaaaacgtatttATCCAAGACGAGATCAAaatttacatgatattttgcaaattgtataatttaaacattactgagtgtattattgattactttacatatttgtagcactctaaaattgtttatatttttcttataatacaattttaaacataacAAACGAGATGCAACGTGAAACTGATACACTCATGAAGAAGACACACTACGAAATATTGTAGTATAAATCATATAAGACAGAATAAACGTCACAAGAGATCTATCTAAGTTAGTAAGGTAACCTAatctaatctttatatattgtcATGCTGCATATGTTGCGCCTTGCGGAACAGTACAAGGTATTTGCGTAAATCGATAAAAACCCGTTTTGCATTCAAGTAAAAGGCTCCTAGGAATCCTCATACACATTAACTTGTAAGTATTTTCGTTCAGATAACTCATGT
This genomic window from Solenopsis invicta isolate M01_SB chromosome 13, UNIL_Sinv_3.0, whole genome shotgun sequence contains:
- the LOC105202369 gene encoding metabotropic glutamate receptor isoform X2, giving the protein MRQRVPWPLLLLTLSLQRLTSLSTVQPRLHSEAVLIPGDIVLGGLFPVHEKGGGTACGPSIYHRGVQRLEAMLFAVDQINRQDTILPGVTLGVHILDTCGRDTYALNQSLHFVRASLSNIDISVLECADKSTPRVKRTASAGPIFGVIGGSYSSVSLQVANLLRLFHIPQISPASTAKALSDKTRFDYFARTVPPDTFQSIALVDVVKSANWSYVSTVYSEGSYGEYGIEVFTREATERNVCIAAALKVPSAADDKVFDDIIQRLSKKPNARAIVLFTRAEDARGILEAARRSNLSQPFQWLASDAWGRQRKLVEGLEEEAEGAITVELQSKNIPGFDNYMESLTPENNRRNPWFGEYWQEVFSCTLRKNLAMVVPERSLGPKTSNQSICVSTLRLNAESGYEQESKVQFVVDAVYAFALALSKLRQDLCGRGEGMCSSMSNYDRGAFYKNYLLNVSFVDAAGSEVKFDEHGDGLARYEILNFRKGTNNNGGNGYHYRVVGKWYNSLDIRTEEMVWARGTKDIPISACSLPCEPGMIKKQQGDTCCWVCDQCEAYEYVYDEYTCMDCGPGLWPHLDKRGCYQLPVHHMRWSSAFAIAPAVISGLGIVATLAVACLLFQHRDTPVVRASGRELTVILLAGVLVCYLNTFVLLATPTTATCVLQRFGVGVSFSAVYGALLTKTNRIARIFDSASRSAVRPRYISPTSQVCVAAALIAFQVVLTLIWMILEPPGTRYSYPDRRQVILKCNIQDMSFLFSQLYNALLILISTVYAVKTRKIPENFNESKFIGFTMYTTCIIWLAFVPIYFGTGNAHETQITTLCVAISLSASVTLVCLYSPKVYIIVFQPDKNIRGKVCMGSTFKKQSSSAGASSMTKYTGCESASENVPLQGALTAAVRTSVGVTEISLTSSTTSKTNNEQVAQL
- the LOC105202369 gene encoding metabotropic glutamate receptor isoform X1, encoding MRQRVPWPLLLLTLSLQRLTSLSTVQPRLHSEAVLIPGDIVLGGLFPVHEKGGGTACGPSIYHRGVQRLEAMLFAVDQINRQDTILPGVTLGVHILDTCGRDTYALNQSLHFVRASLSNIDISVLECADKSTPRVKRTASAGPIFGVIGGSYSSVSLQVANLLRLFHIPQISPASTAKALSDKTSQSNRVHSQCPAHPTFRFDYFARTVPPDTFQSIALVDVVKSANWSYVSTVYSEGSYGEYGIEVFTREATERNVCIAAALKVPSAADDKVFDDIIQRLSKKPNARAIVLFTRAEDARGILEAARRSNLSQPFQWLASDAWGRQRKLVEGLEEEAEGAITVELQSKNIPGFDNYMESLTPENNRRNPWFGEYWQEVFSCTLRKNLAMVVPERSLGPKTSNQSICVSTLRLNAESGYEQESKVQFVVDAVYAFALALSKLRQDLCGRGEGMCSSMSNYDRGAFYKNYLLNVSFVDAAGSEVKFDEHGDGLARYEILNFRKGTNNNGGNGYHYRVVGKWYNSLDIRTEEMVWARGTKDIPISACSLPCEPGMIKKQQGDTCCWVCDQCEAYEYVYDEYTCMDCGPGLWPHLDKRGCYQLPVHHMRWSSAFAIAPAVISGLGIVATLAVACLLFQHRDTPVVRASGRELTVILLAGVLVCYLNTFVLLATPTTATCVLQRFGVGVSFSAVYGALLTKTNRIARIFDSASRSAVRPRYISPTSQVCVAAALIAFQVVLTLIWMILEPPGTRYSYPDRRQVILKCNIQDMSFLFSQLYNALLILISTVYAVKTRKIPENFNESKFIGFTMYTTCIIWLAFVPIYFGTGNAHETQITTLCVAISLSASVTLVCLYSPKVYIIVFQPDKNIRGKVCMGSTFKKQSSSAGASSMTKYTGCESASENVPLQGALTAAVRTSVGVTEISLTSSTTSKTNNEQVAQL